A portion of the Paenibacillus hamazuiensis genome contains these proteins:
- a CDS encoding YuiB family protein, with translation MSGLLQLMIVIVLMFVLFFGIGFILNMLMKTTWFPIYGYIALVIGLVIWAWQRDAVPFGQSVSGYGVSDYVSALAGLVGAALSGSTIKSLRMKGYKMF, from the coding sequence ATGTCCGGATTGCTGCAATTGATGATTGTGATTGTGCTGATGTTCGTGTTGTTTTTCGGGATCGGTTTTATTTTAAACATGCTGATGAAAACGACATGGTTTCCGATATACGGTTACATAGCGCTGGTGATCGGACTTGTTATATGGGCTTGGCAGCGGGATGCCGTTCCGTTCGGACAAAGCGTCTCCGGGTACGGCGTGTCGGACTACGTTTCGGCATTGGCCGGTCTCGTCGGAGCGGCGTTAAGCGGCTCCACTATCAAATCGCTGCGCATGAAGGGATATAAGATGTTTTAG
- the hemQ gene encoding hydrogen peroxide-dependent heme synthase, protein MSEAAQTLEGWYALHDFRAIDWNAWKSLTAKERSTAEDELRTLLHEYRQAEEQKTGSTAFYSIVGQKADFMFMHLRETLEELNDLETRFNKSIFAQVTVPTYSYVSVVELSSYLAKPGVDPMEDPELVARLKPILPKSKHICFYPMNKKREGSDNWYMLTMEERKNMMRSHGMIGRGYAGKVKQIITGSVGLDDWEWGVTLFADDALQFKKLVYEMRFDEVSARFGEFGEFYVGNLLTDEKLGGMLAL, encoded by the coding sequence ATGAGCGAAGCCGCACAAACATTGGAAGGCTGGTATGCGCTGCACGATTTTCGCGCGATCGACTGGAACGCCTGGAAGTCGCTGACTGCCAAGGAGCGCAGCACCGCGGAAGACGAGCTGCGCACGCTGCTCCATGAATACCGTCAGGCGGAGGAGCAAAAAACCGGCAGCACGGCATTTTACAGCATCGTCGGCCAAAAGGCGGATTTTATGTTCATGCACCTGCGCGAAACGCTGGAAGAGCTGAACGACTTGGAAACCCGGTTCAATAAATCGATTTTCGCCCAGGTGACCGTACCGACATACTCCTACGTATCGGTCGTCGAGCTGAGCAGCTACTTGGCCAAGCCGGGCGTCGATCCGATGGAAGATCCGGAGCTTGTCGCCCGCCTGAAGCCGATTTTGCCGAAATCCAAACATATCTGCTTTTACCCGATGAATAAAAAACGCGAAGGCAGTGACAACTGGTACATGCTGACGATGGAAGAGCGCAAAAACATGATGCGCAGCCACGGCATGATCGGCCGCGGCTATGCGGGCAAGGTAAAGCAGATCATCACCGGATCCGTCGGTCTTGACGATTGGGAGTGGGGCGTTACGTTGTTCGCCGACGATGCCTTGCAGTTTAAAAAGCTCGTCTACGAAATGCGCTTTGACGAAGTGAGCGCGCGTTTCGGCGAATTCGGCGAGTTCTATGTAGGCAACCTGCTGACCGATGAGAAGCTCGGCGGCATGCTGGCACTGTAG
- a CDS encoding putative protein N(5)-glutamine methyltransferase, with translation MGLRNDKDSGLLGDGVFESIVGKLRAAGCVFAEEEAKLLISAAQTQAELADMADRRAAGQPLEYIIGWAEFCGLRIAVEPGVFVPRRRTEFLVAQAAAIARTGDIVVDMCCGTGAVGAALAAELGAIELHAADIDPAAVRCARRNVEAAGGCVYEGDLYEPLPGTLLGRVNVLVCNAPYVPTGAIGMLPPEARLHEAAAALDGGPDGLDIQRRVAASASLWLRPGGCLLVETSERQAPQTVEIFDLCGLIPRVVRFEEMDATVVIGIRPA, from the coding sequence ATGGGGTTGAGAAATGATAAAGACAGCGGTTTATTGGGCGACGGCGTTTTTGAAAGTATCGTGGGCAAACTTCGGGCCGCCGGCTGCGTTTTTGCCGAAGAGGAGGCCAAGCTGTTGATCTCTGCGGCGCAGACACAGGCGGAACTCGCCGACATGGCCGATCGCAGAGCCGCCGGGCAGCCGCTCGAATATATTATCGGCTGGGCGGAATTTTGCGGTTTGCGAATAGCGGTAGAACCGGGAGTGTTCGTTCCGCGCCGCCGAACCGAATTTCTTGTCGCCCAAGCCGCCGCGATCGCCCGAACGGGAGACATCGTGGTCGATATGTGCTGCGGCACCGGTGCGGTAGGCGCTGCGCTGGCTGCGGAGCTTGGAGCGATCGAGCTCCACGCCGCCGACATCGATCCCGCTGCTGTGCGCTGCGCCCGCCGAAATGTTGAAGCCGCCGGCGGATGCGTCTACGAAGGCGATCTTTATGAGCCGCTGCCCGGTACACTGTTGGGCCGCGTAAACGTTCTGGTTTGCAACGCCCCCTACGTACCGACCGGGGCGATCGGAATGCTGCCGCCGGAAGCCCGGCTGCATGAAGCGGCTGCCGCGCTCGACGGCGGCCCGGACGGGCTGGACATCCAGCGGCGGGTGGCGGCTTCGGCGTCGCTTTGGCTGAGGCCGGGCGGCTGTCTGCTGGTCGAGACAAGCGAACGGCAGGCACCGCAGACAGTGGAGATTTTCGATCTCTGCGGGCTGATCCCGCGTGTCGTGAGATTCGAAGAGATGGATGCCACCGTTGTTATCGGAATCAGGCCCGCTTAG